A genomic region of Populus nigra chromosome 11, ddPopNigr1.1, whole genome shotgun sequence contains the following coding sequences:
- the LOC133706185 gene encoding fasciclin-like arabinogalactan protein 12 has translation MKQQSISSFFIFLLFLHCTYTFAQSPAAAPAQAPAVVVAQPPAATPKQAAAPHGITNVTKILEKAGHFTIFIRLLRSTQEENHLFSALNDSSTGLTIFAPTDSAFSELKSGTLNTLSDGDKSELVKFHVVPTFLSTSQFQTVSNPLGTWAGTGSRLPLNVTSYPTSVNITTGLTNTSLSGTVYTDNQLAIYKIEKVLLPKDIFASNAPAPAPVAPAPEKPAKAVPAANVESPVAPVDISSAVWFMHNNVVGSVGIVAAAVFAL, from the coding sequence atgaaGCAACAGTCAATctcctcattttttattttccttcttttcctcCATTGCACCTATACCTTTGCCCAGTCACCAGCTGCAGCCCCAGCGCAGGCACCAGCAGTGGTTGTGGCACAACCTCCAGCAGCAACCCCAAAACAGGCAGCTGCACCACATGGCATCACCAACGTCACCAAAATCCTTGAGAAGGCTGGACACTTCACGATCTTTATCCGCCTTTTGAGATCCACCCAAGAGGAAAACCACTTGTTCTCCGCGCTAAATGATTCAAGCACTGGTTTAACCATCTTTGCACCAACGGATAGCGCATTTTCGGAACTCAAATCAGGAACTCTCAACACTCTAAGTGATGGAGACAAGTCTGAGTTAGTGAAATTCCACGTAGTTCCAACATTCCTCTCTACTTCCCAGTTTCAGACTGTAAGTAACCCTCTAGGTACATGGGCTGGAACAGGCAGTAGGTTACCACTTAATGTGACAAGTTATCCAACCTCAGTGAACATAACCACAGGACTTACCAATACAAGTTTATCTGGCACCGTATACACAGACAACCAGCTTGCCATTTATAAGATTGAAAAGGTTCTCCTCCCTAAGGACATTTTTGCTTCTAATGCTCCAGCTCCAGCACCAGTGGCACCAGCACCAGAAAAACCTGCAAAGGCGGTTCCTGCGGCTAATGTTGAGAGTCCTGTGGCTCCTGTGGATATATCCAGTGCAGTTTGGTTTATGCATAATAATGTGGTGGGATCAGTTGGTATAGTTGCTGCTGCAGTGTTTGCTTTGTAA